In Leucobacter sp. CX169, a single genomic region encodes these proteins:
- the tsaE gene encoding tRNA (adenosine(37)-N6)-threonylcarbamoyltransferase complex ATPase subunit type 1 TsaE, with amino-acid sequence MHRIGERLGAQLQAGDLVVLTGPLGAGKTTLTRGIGEGLGVRGPVTSPTFVLARTHPSLVGGAPLVHVDAYRLANALELDDLDIDFAGSVVVAEWGAGLLEDRDSWLELVIERPLGGAADRGGVEGAVDADEDDTDEAPVEPRIIRIEGHGPRWADGVAL; translated from the coding sequence ATGCATCGCATCGGTGAGCGCCTCGGCGCCCAGCTGCAGGCGGGCGACCTCGTCGTACTGACCGGCCCCCTGGGCGCCGGCAAGACCACGCTCACCCGCGGAATCGGCGAGGGTCTCGGCGTGCGCGGCCCCGTCACGAGCCCGACCTTTGTGCTCGCCCGTACCCATCCGTCGCTGGTCGGGGGCGCGCCGCTCGTACACGTCGACGCGTACCGGCTCGCGAACGCGCTCGAACTCGACGACCTCGACATTGATTTTGCCGGTTCGGTGGTCGTGGCCGAGTGGGGTGCGGGGCTCCTCGAAGACCGCGACTCTTGGCTCGAGCTCGTGATCGAGCGGCCCTTGGGCGGGGCTGCCGACCGCGGGGGAGTTGAAGGAGCAGTCGACGCGGACGAGGACGACACTGACGAGGCGCCGGTGGAGCCACGCATCATTCGGATTGAAGGACACGGCCCGCGCTGGGCAGACGGGGTTGCACTGTGA
- the alr gene encoding alanine racemase: MRAAEISLPAIRHNVRTIRERANGAALIAVVKANGYGHGAAAAAQAAVDAGAAIIGVADLEEALALREAGIEAPVLCWLHGPAVNFAAGVAADIEIGINSLAQLESLASAAEQVGVTASIHLKVDTGLSRNGAAPDEWAALFARMAELSAAGRIRVRGLFSHLANAGEESDLAQAEQFDRAIAALAERGVRPEYLHLSASAATFSRPQLRYTAVRVGMAIYGLSPFAGTSSAELGLVPAMTLTSQLVALRRVSAGTGVSYGYNHVCETDTTLGLVPIGYADGMPRALNGAGASVTVHGVRCPIVGRIGMDQFIVDLGAVADRAAIGDAVVLFGDPESGAPAIEEWAELMRTINYEIVVGIGARVVRIPVEEELA; this comes from the coding sequence ATGCGCGCCGCGGAGATCTCGCTGCCGGCGATTCGACACAACGTGCGGACCATCCGCGAACGCGCGAACGGCGCGGCCCTGATAGCGGTCGTGAAGGCGAATGGCTACGGACACGGCGCCGCTGCCGCCGCGCAGGCGGCGGTGGACGCGGGGGCGGCCATCATTGGCGTCGCCGATCTCGAAGAGGCGCTCGCTCTGCGCGAAGCCGGCATTGAGGCCCCGGTGCTCTGCTGGCTCCACGGACCCGCAGTGAACTTCGCGGCCGGAGTCGCGGCCGACATCGAGATTGGCATTAACAGTCTCGCCCAGCTCGAGTCGCTCGCGAGCGCCGCCGAACAGGTGGGCGTCACCGCGAGTATTCACCTCAAGGTCGATACGGGGCTGAGTCGTAATGGCGCAGCGCCCGATGAGTGGGCGGCGCTCTTCGCCCGTATGGCTGAGCTGAGCGCTGCCGGGCGGATCCGGGTGCGCGGGCTCTTCAGCCATCTCGCGAACGCGGGTGAGGAGAGCGACCTCGCCCAGGCCGAGCAGTTCGATCGTGCCATCGCCGCGCTGGCCGAGCGCGGCGTGCGACCCGAGTACCTGCATCTCTCCGCCTCCGCGGCCACCTTCTCTCGGCCTCAGCTTCGCTACACCGCGGTGCGCGTCGGGATGGCGATCTACGGGCTCAGCCCCTTTGCCGGGACGAGCTCGGCCGAGCTCGGCCTGGTCCCCGCGATGACGCTCACATCACAGCTGGTGGCGCTGCGCCGCGTATCCGCAGGGACAGGGGTTTCGTACGGCTACAACCATGTGTGCGAGACCGACACGACGCTCGGCCTCGTCCCGATTGGCTACGCGGACGGCATGCCCCGCGCGCTGAACGGCGCCGGGGCAAGCGTCACGGTGCACGGGGTGCGCTGCCCCATTGTCGGGCGCATCGGGATGGATCAGTTCATCGTCGACCTCGGCGCCGTCGCCGACCGGGCCGCGATCGGCGACGCGGTCGTGCTGTTTGGTGACCCCGAGAGCGGGGCCCCGGCGATCGAGGAATGGGCTGAGCTCATGCGGACGATCAACTACGAGATCGTTGTCGGCATCGGCGCGCGCGTCGTGCGGATCCCTGTCGAGGAGGAGCTCGCGTGA
- a CDS encoding holo-ACP synthase: protein MICGVGVDLVDVVRFARQLERTPALRDRLFTPAERGLSDRSLAARFAGKEALIKALGGSGELGWHDLEIVRGENRAPSFTRTAELARVLTAHGAGQPWLSIAHDGNHAIATVVLETAPASPGASTVEAANRGEQ from the coding sequence GTGATCTGCGGAGTCGGGGTTGACCTGGTCGACGTGGTGCGTTTCGCGCGCCAGCTCGAGCGCACCCCGGCGCTCCGCGATCGCCTCTTCACCCCGGCCGAGCGCGGCCTCAGCGATCGGTCGCTCGCGGCACGGTTCGCCGGCAAGGAAGCCCTCATTAAGGCCCTCGGCGGGTCGGGGGAACTGGGTTGGCACGATCTCGAGATCGTGCGCGGTGAGAACCGCGCTCCGAGTTTTACCCGCACGGCCGAGCTGGCACGAGTGTTGACCGCCCACGGCGCTGGGCAACCGTGGTTGTCCATCGCGCACGACGGCAATCACGCCATCGCGACGGTCGTGCTGGAAACTGCGCCGGCGTCGCCCGGGGCATCGACCGTCGAAGCAGCGAACAGGGGAGAGCAATGA